A DNA window from Daucus carota subsp. sativus chromosome 3, DH1 v3.0, whole genome shotgun sequence contains the following coding sequences:
- the LOC108213383 gene encoding flavone synthase has protein sequence MAPTTITALAKEKTLNSDFVRDEDERPKVAYNQFSTEIPIISLAGIDDDSNGRRPEVCRKIVEAFEDWGIFQVVDHGIDSGLIAEMSRLSREFFALPAEEKLRYDTTGGKRGGFTISTHLQGDDVKDWREFVVYFSYPVDARDYSRWPDKPEGWRSVTEVYSEKLMALGAKLLEVLSEAMGLEKEALTEACVNMEQKVLINYYPTCPQPDLTLGVRRHTDPGTITILLQDMVGGLQATRDGGKTWITVQPVEGAFVVNLGDHGHYLSNGRFKNADHQAVVNSTSSRLSIATFQNPAQNAIVYPLKIREGEKPILEEAMTYAEMYKKNMTKHIEVATQKKLAKEKRLQNEKAKLETKF, from the exons ATGGCTCCAACAACTATTACTGCATTGGCCAAGGAAAAAACACTTAACTCTGATTTTGTCCGGGATGAGGATGAGCGTCCCAAAGTTGCCTACAATCAATTCAGCACTGAAATTCCCATTATTTCATTAGCTGGTATCGATGATGATTCGAATGGCAGGAGACCTGAGGTGTGTCGTAAAATTGTTGAGGCCTTTGAAGACTGGGGGATTTTCCAGGTAGTTGATCACGGTATTGACAGCGGTTTGATTGCGGAAATGTCTCGTCTGTCTCGTGAATTTTTTGCTTTGCCTGCTGAGGAGAAACTTCGGTATGATACTACTGGTGGAAAGAGAGGCGGTTTCACCATCTCCACTCATCTTCAG GGTGACGATGTGAAGGATTGGCGTGAGTTTGTTGTTTATTTTTCGTACCCAGTCGATGCTCGGGACTACTCGAGATGGCCTGATAAGCCAGAGGGATGGAGGTCTGTTACGGAGGTTTATAGTGAGAAGTTGATGGCGCTCGGTGCCAAGTTACTGGAAGTGCTATCAGAGGCCATGGGGCTTGAAAAAGAGGCTCTTACAGAGGCTTGTGTGAACATGGAACAGAAAGTGTTGATTAATTACTATCCTACATGTCCCCAACCGGACTTGACACTTGGAGTCAGAAGGCACACGGATCCGGGTACGATTACCATTTTGCTTCAGGACATGGTTGGGGGGTTACAGGCTACCAGGGATGGCGGCAAAACTTGGATTACTGTTCAGCCTGTCGAGGGAGCTTTTGTCGTCAATTTGGGTGATCATGGTCAT TATTTGAGCAATGGAAGGTTCAAGAATGCCGATCACCAAGCAGTAGTGAATTCAACCTCTAGCAGATTGTCCATCGCAACTTTCCAGAACCCGGCTCAGAATGCTATAGTGTATCCATTAAAGATCAGGGAGGGCGAGAAGCCAATTCTTGAGGAGGCCATGACATACGCTGAGATGTACAAGAAAAACATGACTAAACATATTGAGGTAGCTACCCAGAAGAAATTGGCCAAGGAGAAAAGATTGCAGAACGAGAAGGCCAAGCTGGAGACGAAATTTTAG
- the LOC108215319 gene encoding protein PSK SIMULATOR 2 isoform X2 has protein sequence MGGLCTGGTIKHHRQSQGKADHDYSSDNNSKNIDKKTSDGLEEEESYDGGMNGSAGFEFYEKKRTPHIFDSGELNFNISNQFLNRRSAAARTPPATKGPHMNSFFGKAGIAGLERAVDVLDTLGSSMTNMHAGSGFAYNLASRGNKVSILAFEVANTIAKGSNLLQSISEENIQILKDEILQSDGVLRLVSTDMTELLKIAAIDQREELNIFSREVIRFGDLCRDPQWHNLDRYFLKFDSDPAAGKLLREQAEMTMQELLSLAQYTSELYHEMHALDRFEQDYQTKVEEVESLHLPRKGEGLLLLHSELKHQRKLVKSLKKKSLWSKSLVEVVEKLVDVVTYIHQHISEVFGNDGASSTEEKSSGKPDERLGIAGLALHYAHIVTQIDNIASRPTSLPPNMRDGLYSGLPVNVKKRLRSRLQSLDVHEELSIPQMKTQIERTLKWLAPIAADTTKAHQGFGWVGEWANTGIEYGKTTKNSVIRLQTLYHADKGKMDLYILELIICLHRLISLVKHKDNGSKAQPLQSPVERELVPDHEIPSEVQNTITLEDGNVIDNSMNRQKLFGKSKSLEFVMGRRKSLKIRAPSRSAGSSPRTATALERRQSKASILDVLDGIEQHSELS, from the exons ATGGGAGGGTTATGCACAGGGGGTACTATCAAACATCATCGTCAAAGTCAAGGCAAAGCTGATCATGATTATTCTTCGGACAACAATTCGAAGAATATTGATAAGAAGACCAGCGATGGGCTGGAGGAAGAGGAGAGTTATGATGGTGGAATGAATGGGTCAGCTGGTTTTGAATTTTATGAGAAGAAGAGGACTCCTCATATTTTCGATTCCGGCGagcttaattttaatatttctaaTCAGTTCTTGAATCGCCGATCAGCTGCTGCTCGGACTCCACCTGCCACTAAG GGGCCTCATATGAACTCATTTTTTGGTAAAGCTGGCATTGCTGGCCTAGAAAGGGCAGTAGATGTCCTGGACACGTTAGGAAGTAGCATGACAAACATGCACGCCGGAAGTGGATTTGCATATAATCTGGCTTCAAGGGGAAACAAAGTATCTATTCTTGCATTTGAAGTTGCTAATACCATTGCCAAAGGTTCCAATTTGTTACAATCTATATCTGaagaaaatattcaaatacTTAAAGATGAGATTCTGCAATCAGATGGGGTACTGCGATTAGTTTCTACAGATATGACAGAGCTGCTTAAAATTGCGGCTATCGACCAAAG GGaggaattaaatatattttctcgaGAAGTAATCAGGTTTGGAGACCTCTGCAGGGATCCACAATGGCACAATCTGGATCGTTACTTTTTAAA GTTTGATTCAGACCCTGCAGCTGGAAAACTGCTTAGAGAACAGGCAGAGATGACAATGCAAGAACTCCTTAGTCTGGCTCAGTACacatct GAATTATATCATGAAATGCATGCTTTGGATAGGTTTGAGCAAGATTACCAAACGAAGGTTGAAGAAGTGGAGTCTTTACATCTTCCTCGTAAAG GAGAGGGTCTCTTACTATTACATTCTGAGCTAAAGCATCAGAGGAAACTTGTAAAGAGTTTGAAAAAGAAATCACTTTGGTCTAAAAGTTTGGTGGAG GTAGTGGAGAAGCTTGTTGATGTAGTCACCTACATACATCAACACATCTCGGAAGTGTTTGGAAATGATG GTGCATCATCTACCGAAGAGAAGTCCTCCGGCAAGCCTGATGAAAGACTGGGCATTGCTGGTCTTGCTTTACATTATGCTCATATAGTCACTCAAATTGATAACATC GCATCTCGTCCAACCTCTCTCCCTCCTAATATGAGAGATGGACTGTATAGTGGGTTACCAGTTAATGTGAAGAAAAGACTGCGGTCGCGTTTGCAGTCATTGGATGTTCATGAAGAA TTGTCCATTCCTCAAATGAAAACTCAAATTGAAAGGACACTCAAATGGCTTGCTCCTATCGCTGCCGATACGACCAA AGCGCATCAAGGTTTTGGATGGGTTGGAGAGTGGGCAAATACTGG TATCGAATATGGCAAGACAACAAAGAATAGTGTGATTCGACTCCAGACGCTTTATCATGCTGATAAAGGGAAAATGGATCTCTACATTCTTGAACTCATTATCTGCCTTCATCGCCTGATCAGCCTCGTAAAACACAAAGACAACGGATCCAAAGCTCAGCCACTTCAATCTCCAGTTGAGAGAGAATTGGTTCCAGATCACGAGATACCGAGTGAAGTACAGAACACTATTACTCTAGAGGATGGAAATGTAATAGATAACTCGATGAACCGGCAAAAACTGTTTGGCAAGAGCAAAAGCCTAGAATTTGTAATGGGAAGGAGGAAATCACTCAAAATCCGGGCACCAAGTAGGAGTGCTGGGAGCTCCCCCAGGACCGCAACAGCTCTGGAGCGAAGGCAATCAAAGGCCAGCATTTTGGATGTATTGGACGGAATAGAACAGCATAGTGAGCTTTCATGA
- the LOC108215319 gene encoding protein PSK SIMULATOR 2 isoform X1, with protein sequence MGGLCTGGTIKHHRQSQGKADHDYSSDNNSKNIDKKTSDGLEEEESYDGGMNGSAGFEFYEKKRTPHIFDSGELNFNISNQFLNRRSAAARTPPATKGPHMNSFFGKAGIAGLERAVDVLDTLGSSMTNMHAGSGFAYNLASRGNKVSILAFEVANTIAKGSNLLQSISEENIQILKDEILQSDGVLRLVSTDMTELLKIAAIDQREELNIFSREVIRFGDLCRDPQWHNLDRYFLKFDSDPAAGKLLREQAEMTMQELLSLAQYTSELYHEMHALDRFEQDYQTKVEEVESLHLPRKGEGLLLLHSELKHQRKLVKSLKKKSLWSKSLVEVVEKLVDVVTYIHQHISEVFGNDVSGASSTEEKSSGKPDERLGIAGLALHYAHIVTQIDNIASRPTSLPPNMRDGLYSGLPVNVKKRLRSRLQSLDVHEELSIPQMKTQIERTLKWLAPIAADTTKAHQGFGWVGEWANTGIEYGKTTKNSVIRLQTLYHADKGKMDLYILELIICLHRLISLVKHKDNGSKAQPLQSPVERELVPDHEIPSEVQNTITLEDGNVIDNSMNRQKLFGKSKSLEFVMGRRKSLKIRAPSRSAGSSPRTATALERRQSKASILDVLDGIEQHSELS encoded by the exons ATGGGAGGGTTATGCACAGGGGGTACTATCAAACATCATCGTCAAAGTCAAGGCAAAGCTGATCATGATTATTCTTCGGACAACAATTCGAAGAATATTGATAAGAAGACCAGCGATGGGCTGGAGGAAGAGGAGAGTTATGATGGTGGAATGAATGGGTCAGCTGGTTTTGAATTTTATGAGAAGAAGAGGACTCCTCATATTTTCGATTCCGGCGagcttaattttaatatttctaaTCAGTTCTTGAATCGCCGATCAGCTGCTGCTCGGACTCCACCTGCCACTAAG GGGCCTCATATGAACTCATTTTTTGGTAAAGCTGGCATTGCTGGCCTAGAAAGGGCAGTAGATGTCCTGGACACGTTAGGAAGTAGCATGACAAACATGCACGCCGGAAGTGGATTTGCATATAATCTGGCTTCAAGGGGAAACAAAGTATCTATTCTTGCATTTGAAGTTGCTAATACCATTGCCAAAGGTTCCAATTTGTTACAATCTATATCTGaagaaaatattcaaatacTTAAAGATGAGATTCTGCAATCAGATGGGGTACTGCGATTAGTTTCTACAGATATGACAGAGCTGCTTAAAATTGCGGCTATCGACCAAAG GGaggaattaaatatattttctcgaGAAGTAATCAGGTTTGGAGACCTCTGCAGGGATCCACAATGGCACAATCTGGATCGTTACTTTTTAAA GTTTGATTCAGACCCTGCAGCTGGAAAACTGCTTAGAGAACAGGCAGAGATGACAATGCAAGAACTCCTTAGTCTGGCTCAGTACacatct GAATTATATCATGAAATGCATGCTTTGGATAGGTTTGAGCAAGATTACCAAACGAAGGTTGAAGAAGTGGAGTCTTTACATCTTCCTCGTAAAG GAGAGGGTCTCTTACTATTACATTCTGAGCTAAAGCATCAGAGGAAACTTGTAAAGAGTTTGAAAAAGAAATCACTTTGGTCTAAAAGTTTGGTGGAG GTAGTGGAGAAGCTTGTTGATGTAGTCACCTACATACATCAACACATCTCGGAAGTGTTTGGAAATGATG TTTCAGGTGCATCATCTACCGAAGAGAAGTCCTCCGGCAAGCCTGATGAAAGACTGGGCATTGCTGGTCTTGCTTTACATTATGCTCATATAGTCACTCAAATTGATAACATC GCATCTCGTCCAACCTCTCTCCCTCCTAATATGAGAGATGGACTGTATAGTGGGTTACCAGTTAATGTGAAGAAAAGACTGCGGTCGCGTTTGCAGTCATTGGATGTTCATGAAGAA TTGTCCATTCCTCAAATGAAAACTCAAATTGAAAGGACACTCAAATGGCTTGCTCCTATCGCTGCCGATACGACCAA AGCGCATCAAGGTTTTGGATGGGTTGGAGAGTGGGCAAATACTGG TATCGAATATGGCAAGACAACAAAGAATAGTGTGATTCGACTCCAGACGCTTTATCATGCTGATAAAGGGAAAATGGATCTCTACATTCTTGAACTCATTATCTGCCTTCATCGCCTGATCAGCCTCGTAAAACACAAAGACAACGGATCCAAAGCTCAGCCACTTCAATCTCCAGTTGAGAGAGAATTGGTTCCAGATCACGAGATACCGAGTGAAGTACAGAACACTATTACTCTAGAGGATGGAAATGTAATAGATAACTCGATGAACCGGCAAAAACTGTTTGGCAAGAGCAAAAGCCTAGAATTTGTAATGGGAAGGAGGAAATCACTCAAAATCCGGGCACCAAGTAGGAGTGCTGGGAGCTCCCCCAGGACCGCAACAGCTCTGGAGCGAAGGCAATCAAAGGCCAGCATTTTGGATGTATTGGACGGAATAGAACAGCATAGTGAGCTTTCATGA
- the LOC108213804 gene encoding probable E3 ubiquitin-protein ligase ARI5, translated as MQMDSDSDLKFHDDSVSDEDIVLHLDSVSDDDTDFHDDLVSNDDDGNFDAHYDDDGDDDNANFYDNSVSDEGQEKQSYRILNASDIRRIQEKDIASVCSLLSVTAPSARVLLYHYEWNLESLMEQWFADEERVRKEVGLVQKGLNTSIGSTFVRFTCEICFDEFCAGDQIMNRFCDHKYCKTCLVSYISTAIDDGPGCLSLRCPDPSCNAAIGVDVVNLLVYRQYMKKYNEFFVRSYVEGNSNVKWCPAPDCDAAIQYNGDGESGSYEVVCDCSCKFCWRCTEDGHRPVDCDTVARWIKKNKCEESNVEWILAYTKPCPKCKRPIQKNDGCMHMTCNSMCKHQFCWTCLHPWSDSHNCNAYEAELNGETIKEAKRRKEARALVERYTHYYERWDANQRSRMKAQSDLEMMQRKNTHVLCERFAVTELQFTCVIEAWQQIIECRRALKWSYAYG; from the coding sequence ATGCAGATGGATTCAGATAGTGATCTTAAATTTCATGATGACTCAGTTTCAGATGAAGATATCGTCCTTCACCTTGACTCTGTGTCAGATGATGATACGGACTTTCATGATGATTTAGTTTCCAATGATGATGATGGTAACTTTGATGCTCACTATGATGATGACGGTGATGATGATAATGCTAACTTCTATGATAACTCAGTTTCGGATGAGGGTCAAGAGAAACAAAGCTACCGGATCTTGAATGCAAGTGATATTCGAAGAATTCAAGAAAAAGATATAGCAAGTGTATGTTCTTTACTTTCGGTGACTGCACCTTCTGCACGCGTACTTTTGTACCATTACGAGTGGAACTTAGAGTCTTTAATGGAGCAATGGTTTGCTGATGAAGAACGGGTCAGAAAAGAAGTTGGGTTGGTACAAAAAGGCTTAAACACTTCCATTGGTAGTACTTTTGTAAGGTTTACTTGTGAAATTTGCTTTGATGAGTTTTGTGCTGGTGATCAGATAATGAACCGTTTCTGTGACCATAAATATTGCAAGACGTGTTTGGTTAGTTACATTAGCACTGCGATTGATGATGGACCGGGATGCTTGTCGTTGAGGTGTCCGGATCCCTCGTGCAATGCTGCAATTGGGGTGGATGTGGTTAATTTATTAGTTTATCGTCAATATATGAAAAAGTACAATGAATTTTTTGTTAGGTCTTACGTCGAAGGTAATAGTAATGTCAAATGGTGTCCTGCCCCGGATTGTGATGCTGCTATTCAGTATAATGGTGATGGTGAAAGCGGAAGCTATGAAGTTGTTTGTGATTGTTCGTGTAAGTTTTGTTGGCGGTGTACAGAGGATGGTCATCGGCCAGTTGACTGTGATACGGTTGCTAGatggatcaagaaaaataagtgTGAGGAATCAAATGTGGAATGGATACTTGCTTATACGAAGCCTTGTCCTAAATGCAAACGACCGATCCAGAAGAACGACGGTTGTATGCACATGACATGTAATAGTATGTGTAAGCATCAGTTTTGTTGGACATGTCTACACCCCTGGTCAGATTCCCATAATTGCAATGCTTACGAAGCAGAGCTGAACGGTGAAACTATAAAAGAGGCCAAGCGGAGAAAGGAGGCCAGAGCATTGGTGGAGAGATATACTCATTATTACGAAAGGTGGGATGCAAATCAAAGGTCACGAATGAAAGCACAATCTGATTTAGAGATGATGCAAAGGAAGAATACTCATGTTCTTTGTGAAAGGTTTGCAGTAACCGAGCTCCAGTTTACATGTGTTATAGAAGCCTGGCAACAGATAATTGAATGTAGGCGCGCGTTGAAATGGAGCTATGCATACGGGTAG